Below is a genomic region from Billgrantia tianxiuensis.
CTCGTCGAGAAAGAGACTGCCCCGTTGGCTGCCTGGAACAGGCCCTGGCGCGATTCGCTGGCGCCGGTGAAGGCCCCTTTGACATGGCCGAAGAACTCACTCTCCATCAGTTCGGAGGGATGCTGGCACAGTTGATGGCAACGAAAGGCTCCTTGGCTCGGGGGCTCTCGGCATGGATGGCACGGGCCAGCAGCTCCTTGCCGGTGCCGCTTTCGCCCAGGATGAGAATCGGCGCATCGCTCTTGGCTAGCCGTGCAGCATCGTGGAACAGTGCCTGCATCGCTTCGCTCCCGCCGACGATACCGTGGAAATGACCCGCCGGCTCGTCCTGTTGGAAGCGCTCGGCCAGGCGTCGATTCTCCAGCACGCGATAAACTGCTTCGCCCACGCTCTCGAGATCCAACGGCTTGGTCAGGAAATCGTCGGCACCGATCTTGAGTGCCTCAACGGCCTGATCGATGGTTCCGAATGCGGTAATGACGATGAACCCGAGTCGGCTGCCCTCATGGCGCAACTGTTCGAGCAGCTGCATGCCGCTCATGCCGGGCAGGCGCACGTCGCTGATGACCAGGGCCACCTCGCTATGGCTCAAGGTGACAACGGCCTCTTCGGCACTGCCGACTCCGATTGTCTGGTAACCGGCTTCCTGTAGCTCCTCCTCAAGAAGCTCGAGGATGGCGGCATCATCCTCGACGATGAGAATCGGAAGATCGGTATGGCTGTAGCTCCCTGTCACGTGGCAGTCCCTCCTTCATCGATATCGTTCAGTGGTAGCCCGATTTCGAAGCCGGCTCCCCCCAGTTCGCTGTCGAACACCCCAACGGTACCGCCGTGGTCGTTGATAATGCGGTGCACCATGGAAAGCCCGAGGCCGCTGCCTTGGCCGACGGGCTTGGTCGTGAAAAAAGGATCGAAGACTTTCGGCTTGTCATTGTCGCCGATACCCGAGCCATCATCCTCTACCCACAAGGTTAGCCAGCCTTCCTTTTCTTGGGAGCGTATGCGTACCCGGCTTACTCCCTCAGCCTGGGCGGCATTGCGCAGGAGGTTGGTCAGTACCTGGATCAATTGCTGGCCATTGGCCAGCAGCGGTGAAGAGGAGGGAGAAAGATCGAGTTCCAGGCGAATGACGTTACGCTCGAAATCCTCCTCCACCAGTTCGCGTGCCGTGCCGACCAATTCAGCCAGCTCCAGCGGCTCCTTCTCGACATTGTGACGCCGCCCCAGCTCCATGAGCTGGCGTACGATTTCGACGATACGCTCCACCTCGCTGCGAATTCGCCCGAGCTTGGCCCGGTCTGCCTCGTCGAGCGTTTCGCGCCGGGCCAGACGCTGGGCCTGGCCATTGATCACCGTGAGCGGCGCGCCGATCTCATGCGCCACTCCGGCGGCAAGCACGCCCAACTCGGCGAGCTTCTTCGACTTGCGCAGGCGCTTCTCGAGCTCGATCTCCTTGCGTCGGCGTGCCTCGATGTCGGCATCCTTTTCCGCCATGGCATCCAGCATACCGTTGAGCGCCACGGCGAGGCGTTCGTACTCCTGGGGGCCTTCGGCTTCGGCACGCTGGCCGCGGTCCCCGGCCTCGACACGCTGCATCACCGTGAGCAGGCGCTCCAGCGGCCGTTCGATATGGCGGCGGAAACCCCACCAGATACCCAGCACGATACCGGCCGCACCGATGACGAAGGCCAGCAGGGCCAACTGGCTGAGAAAGCCGGTGTAATTCTCGATGCCGGTGTTGAGCCGGTTGACCTGTAGCACGCCCTGTACTTCGCCGGTAGCGGAGAGCAGCGGCTTCAGTGCCGAGTAGTAGTGCCAGCCGTCATGCTCGCGGTAGGCGGCGCGCATCTCGCCATGCTCGGCCACCTCGCGAATGGTCTCGGGGCTGAACAGGGCTTGGCCCAGCCCAAGGCCGTAGATTTCCCGACCGTTGGCATCGAAGACATAGGCGCCATAGATACGATGGAAGGAGAAGGCGGAGTAGAGCGACTCCTCGAGCGGCTCGGTGGCATCCCGGGTCAAGGCATGGCTCAGCGTAGTGCCGATCACGTTGGTGATGACCTGGACTTCACGCTCCAGACGGTTGCGCACATTGTCCTCGAGCGACTTGATAGCCACCAGGCTGAAAATCAGCAGCACGAGGAAGAGCGGCGCAATGACGGTGATAAGGATCAGGTTGCGTAGGCGCATGGCAGCTCGCGAACGGTATTCGACGGGAACGGCATGGCCGGGCAGCGAACCCGGCGCCGCGACGGTGCTCAATCCACCGGTCTCAGCCGATAGAGACTGCCCTGCGGGTCGTCGTTGAGCAGATAAATGGCGCCATCGTGCCCCTGGCGTACGTCGCGAATCCTTCCAATCTGTCCATCGAGCACCATCTCCCAATCGCTCACCTGATCTCCCTCCAGCACCAGGCGATGCAACTGCTCGCTGTGCAGCCCGCCCGCCAACAGGTTGCCCTGCCAGGCATCGAACGTCTCCGCGGTGACCTGTGCCAGGCCGGAGGGGGCGAAGCGCTCTTCGAAGACGTGCACCGGATCGCGCATGCCGGGTAGGGAGTCTTCGCCGATGGGGTTACGGGAGCCGTAACCAAGCCCTAGGCTCACCTCGGGCCAGCCGTAGTTTTCACCACCGACCAGTAGGTTGAGTTCGTCGCCGCCCAGGGGGCCGTGCTCGGTGGCCCAGGCTTCTCCCTGCTGGGTGACGATCAGGCCTTGGGCGTTGCGGTTGCCAAGGGTGAAGATCTCGTCGAGAGTGTCCTCGTCATCGACGAAGGGGTTGTCGTCGGGGACGTCTCCGGTTTCCGTCAGGCGCAGTATGCTGCCGGCATGATCGCGGCTGTCCTGTGCCCGTGCTGGCGTGCCTCGTTCACCGATGCTCATCAGCAGGGTACCGTCGGGCAGCCAGGCGAGCCGTGAACCGTAGTGACGGCCCGGGTCGGCAGGTTGTCCCTGTACGAACAGGGTTTCGACATCGCTCAGACGGGCATCGTCCAGGCGAGCCCGGCCCAGGGCTGTGGCGGTCTGGCCGTTACCTTCGGGCTTGCTCCAGGTAAAGTAGATCCAGTCGTGTTCGCCGTCGCCATACTGGGGGTGCAGCACTACGTCGAGCAGGCCGCCCTGAATTCGGGCGCGGATCTCGGGCAGGCCATCCAGGTGGGTGACGCTGCCATCCTCTTCGACCAGCGCCAAGCGTCCCGGGCGCTCGCTGACCAGGAAGCGGCCATCGGGCAGCATGGCCACGGACCAGGGGTGCTCGAGCCCTTCGGCGATGCGCTCCAGGCGCAGGTCGAAGTGTTCGGTGGCGATACGCTCGGCGACGACCTCGACGGCTTGAGCCGATCCGGTGCTCCCGACGATGCCGGCCAGCAGGGGAACTGCCAGCCGCTTGCTTGCTTCATGCATGATCTTCTCCCTTGCGTTTCGATACCGCCCCCCAATAGATAGAGACTTCGGAGCGGCCCGGGTGTTCCCATCACCCTCTTGGCCCGCGCTGGCCGCTACATCAGGATAGCCAGCAGGACAGGCAAATAAAGCAGGGCCAGCAGGGTGGAACAGAACACCAGGCTGGCGACGTATTCCGGCTCGCGCTGGGCACGTTGTGCGAACAGGTAGTTGAACACGGCCACCGGCATGCTCATCTGCAGCACGAGGATGCTGAGCGCCAGCGGCGAGAGATCGAGCAGCGAGCCGATGCCCCAGGCCAGCAACGCCGCCACCGGGGTGCGCAGCAGGCTGAAGCCAATGCCCGAACGCAGGTTCTTCACCTTGATGCTGGCTAGCGAGACACCCAGCGTTATCATCATCAGCGGGACGGTGAAGCCCGAGATCAACCCCACGCTGTTGGCTAGCCAGCGCGGTAGCTCGGTGTCGCTCAGCAACAGGGCCAGTGCAATCAGGATAGCGTAAACCGTAGGCGTCCTGACCAGTGTACGCAATGGATTGCCGCTGCTGGCAAACATGGCACCGATGGTGAACTGGAACAGCGAGACCGTGACCATTACCGTGATGCCGAAGGCGAAGCCGGCACTGCCGAAGGCGTAGAGCACCACCGGCAGGCCCATGTTGCCGGTATTGGGGTACATCATCGGCGCCAGCAGTACCCGCCAGTCCCGGCGCAGCAGGCGGGCCATGACGAAGGTGGCTGCCGCCATGCAGCACATCACCAGGGCGGTGGCCAGCATGGTGCGTCCGAAGCTGCTTGCATCGATCTCGGCGCTCGAGAGCGAGGCGATGACCAGGGCCGGGGTGCCGATGTTGAACACCAGCCGGGTCACGAAGTCGACGGGATAAGGGTGGCCCAGGCGAATCCAGGTGAAGCCGAGGCCTGCGCCGGCCAGTACGGGGGCCATCACGGCGAAGAGGTCGGCGAGCATCGAGCGTCCTTGGCCATTGAGCAAGCCAAGTATTGTCGTGAATTCCGTCGTGTCGATGCAAGTTCAGCGCGCGTTCCAGGCTTTCGAACGACGTGTTACCTAGGGCGGGCACTGCCGTTTTCGCCTTGGTGAAAGCGGCCCTGACCCGGTAAGCTGCGGCTCTTGTTCGAAAGGAAACCCTCATGTCTGCCAACGCTTCCGCCAACAGCTTCCAGGCACTGGTGCGCCTGCTACGCTACGCGCGCGGCTACCGGCGCCGCATCGTCGCCGCCACCACCTGCTCGGTCATCAACAAGATCTTCGATATCGCCCCCGAGATCCTCATCGGTGTGGCCATCGACGTGGTGGTCAACCAGGAGCACAGTTTCGTCGCGCGTATCGGCTTTACTACGCCCCAGGAGCAGATCGTGGTGCTGGCCGTGCTCACTTTCTTCATCTGGGCTGGCGAGTCGATCTTCGAATATCTCTACAAGATCCTGTGGCGCAACCTGGCCCAACGCCTGCAAGCCGACATGCGCCTGGATACCTACGAGCACGCCCAGCGCCTCGACATGGCCTACTTCGAGTCGAAGAGCTCGGGCCAGCTAGTGGCGACCATGAACGACGACGTCAACCAGCTCGAGCGCTTCCTCGATGGCGGCGCCAACTCACTGATCCAGGTCGGTGTCACCGTGGTGGCGGTGGGGGCGGTGTTCTTCGTCATCTCGCCGCTGATCGCACTACTGGCTTTCACGCCGATCCCGCTGATCATCTGGGGCGCGTTCTTCTTCCAGCGCAAGGCCGGCCCGCTCTATGCCGACGTGCGCGAGAAGGTCGGCGATCTGGCTAGCCGGCTCTCCAACAACCTCTCCGGCATTGCCACCATCAAGAGCTTTACCAGCGAGGCGCGCGAGGCCGAGCGGCTGCGCAGCGTCAGCGAGGCCTACGTGGAGGCCAATCGCCGCGCCATCCAGGTCAGTTCCGCCTTCATTCCGGTGATCCGCATGGCGATCCTGGCCGGTTTCCTGGCCACCTTCACCGTCGGCGGCATGCTGGCCCTGCGCGGCGACCTCAACGTCGGTGCCTACGGCGTGCTGGTGTTCCTCACCCAGCGCCTGCTGTGGCCGTTGACGGGACTCGCCGAGGTGATCGACCTGTTCGAACGCGCCATGGCCAGCACCCGCCGTATCCTCGACCTGTTGGCGGTGCCGGTCACGGTGAAGGACAACGAAGGCAAGCCGCTGGCCGAGCCAGTGCGCGGCGAGGTGAGCTTCGACGCAGTGAGCTTCCGCTATGCCGCCAGCGGGGTGGGCGTGGAGAGTGTCAGCCTGCACGTGCCCGCCGGCAACACCCTGGCGCTGGTGGGCGCTACCGGCTCGGGCAAATCGACCCTGATGAAGCTGCTGCTACGCTTCTATGATCCCCAGGCCGGCCGTGTCTGCATCGACGGTCAGCCGATCGGCGAGGTGAGTCTCGCCTCGCTGCGCCAGGCCATCGGCCTGGTCAGCCAGGACGTCTACCTGTTCGAGGGCTCGATTCGTGACAACATCGCCTACGGCCGGCCCGAGGCCAGCGAGGCGGAAGTCATCGAAGCAGCGCGCACCGCCGAGGCGTGGGAATTCATCCAGGCCTTGCCCCAGGGGCTCGACACCGCCGTGGGCGAGCGCGGCGTGCGTCTCTCCGGGGGCCAGCGCCAGCGCCTCTCGCTGGCGCGGGCGCTGCTCAAGGATCCACCTATCCTGGTACTCGACGAAGCCACCAGTGCGGTGGACAACGAGACCGAGGCGGCCATCCAGCGCTCGCTGGCCAAGATCGGCCACGGTCGCACGGTGATCATGATTGCCCATCGGCTCTCGACCATCGTGCATGCCGACGAGATCGTGGTGATCGACGGTGGGCGGGTCGCAGAGCAGGGCACTCACGCTGGGCTGCTGGAAAAGGGCGGGCGCTACGCCGCCCAGTGGCGGGTCCAGACCGGCGCGATGGAGGAGAGCGAAGCGCTCGGCTGAACACCCTCGTCCCAGGCTGACGGTGGCGGCTTCGCCCGCCACCGTCATGCCGCTAGATGAACAGGGAAACCCAGATCACCGTCACCACCACCAGCAGGCCAGCCAGCACACGATAGTTCTGCCACCACGGCTTGCCGGCAAGGTCGCGGGACTCCTCGCGCCAGGCTGCTCGCGACCAGACGCAATCCTTGAGTTCCTCCTCCTTCGGTGCTTCGGTGCTCAGCGTGACGACCACGAAGATCGACACGCAAAGCAGCAGCATGAGGCCGGTGCCGTAGAGGAACTGCAGCTGGTAGAGTTCGAAGATCTCGCCGGCCAGAAAGCCGGTCATGCCGATCGGCGCGCCGATGACCAGGGTCCAGAACCCTGCCGCCGCGGTGGCCCGCCGCCAGAACAGCCCGCCGAGAAAGATGACCACGGCGGGCATCGTGACGTAGCCGAGGAAGGATTGGAAATACTCGACGATGCCCTCGAAGGTGAGGATCACCGGTGCCCATAGCCCCGCGAGCACCATGAACACGCCGACCATGGCGCGGCTGATCAGGAGCAACTGCTTCGCGCTGCGATTCTTCTTGCGCGTCCTGATGAAATCGTTGACCACCAGCGAGGAAGCGCCATTGAGCACCGAGTCGAGCGTCGACATGAGCGCAGCGACCAGTGCCGCCAGCACCAGGCCACGTAGGCCGATAGGCAGGAGGTCGAAGGCCAGTGTGGGCCAGATCAGGTCCGCCTCGGCCAGGTCCGGATAGATGGCGCGGCCCATGGTGCCGGGCAGGATCAGCAGGAACAGCAGCGGCAACTGGAGAAAACCCGCCAGCAGCGCACCCCAGCGGCCGTGGTCGACACTCTTGGCGGAGAGCACCTTCTGCATCACGATGTGGTTGGTCGTCCAGTAGTAGAAGCCCAACCACAGCACCCCGGTGAAAATTCCGGGCCAGGGCAGGAAGTCGTCGTCGGCCGGCTTCACCACGCTGAAACCGCCCTCCGGCGCTGCGTCCTGCACGGCGCTCCAGGAGCCCAGCTCGCGAAAGACCAGGAAGAAGATGACGCCACCCGCGACGTAGAGCAGCACGCACTGGATGGTGTCGGTGACGATGACCGCCCGCAACCCACCGAGAATCACATAGCCGCCGCCGAGCAGCGCCATGGCGCCAATCAGCACGCCCAGCGGCACCTCGGGGAACAGCAATTGCAAGGTGATGCCGCCGGCAAACAGCGCGCCGGCACTGTCGATCAGGATGGCGGTGAAAATCGAGAATAGCGAAAAGGCGTAGCGCGAGCGCTTGTCGTAGCGGCGGGCGAGGAACTCCGGCATGGTGCTGACCCGCGAGCGCAGGTAGAACGGCAGGATGAATAGCACGAAGAACACCAGCACCAGCGTGGCCATCCACTCGTAGTTCCACACCGCGATGCCGTCGTGATAGCCCGCACCCGCCAGGCCGATGTAGGAGGTGCCGGAGAGGTTGGCGGAAACCAGGCTCAGCCCGACCAGGGGCCAGAGCGTGCCGCGACCGGCGAGAAAGTAGCTCTCCGAATCCTGCTGCTTGCGGCCGGCCCAAAAGCCGATGCCGAGAATCATGGCCACATACAGGCCGACGATCACCAGATCGATATTTGCCAGTTCGAACTCGGGCACGGTTCCCTCCTTCGCCCAGGGCTCATCCTTGAGTAGCCGCGCAGTATGCATAGAACCAAGGGGCGCCACTGTCGCGGCCCGTCTCTCAAACCGTAGACCAGTGCTCGCAGGGCAGCAACGAAGGGCTACCGGCGTAAACGGGCAGTAAAACTGCGCGAAAAGGGCGGCGGTTACGCCGCCTGGAAGAAGGGAATTGCTTCGGCTCGAACCAGCAACCGAGGGATTATGAGTCTCTTGTCTTGACCAGCATCGCATCGAGGCTGACCGGCACCTCGTCGCCGATCTGCTCGTAGCCGAGCAACAGCAGCACCGAGCGCAGGGTAGGGTTGGCCATCAGCGCTTGCCCGTCCAGCGCCACCCGCTCGGCGTTGGTGACCTGTACCTGGTCGCGGCCGGTCTTGGTGAAACGCACCGGCAGCGACTCCTCGCGCATGGCACTGCCCGACTGCACCTTCATGGTCAGGGTTTCCACCAATGAATCGCCCACCGCCAACTGATCCAACCGCTCGGGCGGGAATCGGGTGGTCAGCGTAGCCATCGGCCGTTCGGTAATGCCGGCAAGCCAGGGCGGTAGCGGGCCGAGGCGATCCACTACGTCGCTCTGGTTGAGTCGCAGCGGCAATTCCAGGGTGCCGCTGTTATCCGCACTACCGGAAAGCCGACGCACCTCGTGCTGGCGCGGAATGGGGCCATCGGGGCCGATCTGCATCACTGTGGCGGAAACCCGCGAGCGCTCGGGATCCAGCTCCCAGGCCGCCAGCGGCAGGGTGAACAGCAGGGCGGAGGCGCCCAGGGCCATCAGTGAGAAGGAGGAAAAAAGGCGTTTCATGAGCGGTGCGTCTCCTGGAGCGGAAGGCTCCCCCAGAAGACACGCCAAACGCCGAGAAGTGCCCGAACCGTCGGCACGGAAAAAGCCGACCCCGAGCCTCTGGCCTCACTCGGCAGCTTTCGCTATCATACGGCGGCGCAATGCAGGGCCTATAGCTCAGTTGGTTAGAGCAGGGGACTCATAATCCCTTGGTCGCTGGTTCGAGTCCAGCTGGGCCCACCATTACAACAGTGCTTTCCCCAGTTTGAGATGCACTGCCCTCGCTCCTCCTTGCTGGGTTTGATGGCCGACAACAGTCACCTATCAGGTACCTACGCGGGACAATCGTGAACACGGAAAGTCATTCTCAACTCGCAGCCTTCATCTGGTCTGTGGCGGACCTGCTACGCGGCGATTTCAAGCAGTCTCAGTACGGCCGCATCATCCTGCCCTTCACCCTGCTGCGGCGCCTGGAGTGCGTGCTGGAGCCCACCAAGGCCGAGGTACTGGACGCCGCGCGGGAGCACCAGACCAAGCCCGACGCCGTACGCGAGAAGCTGCTGCTGCGCGCTGCCGCTCAGCCCTTCTTCAACGCCTCGTCGCTGACCCTGGGCAAGCTCTCCGACACCCAGACCGGCGATGACTTGATGAGCTACGTGCAGTCATTCAGCCAGCACGCCCGAGAGATCTTCGAGCACTTCGAGTTCGAGAGCTTCGTTCAGCAGCTCAATGCCAACAACCTGCTCTACCAAGTGGTGCAGCGCTTCGCCTCCA
It encodes:
- a CDS encoding sensor histidine kinase, with product MRLRNLILITVIAPLFLVLLIFSLVAIKSLEDNVRNRLEREVQVITNVIGTTLSHALTRDATEPLEESLYSAFSFHRIYGAYVFDANGREIYGLGLGQALFSPETIREVAEHGEMRAAYREHDGWHYYSALKPLLSATGEVQGVLQVNRLNTGIENYTGFLSQLALLAFVIGAAGIVLGIWWGFRRHIERPLERLLTVMQRVEAGDRGQRAEAEGPQEYERLAVALNGMLDAMAEKDADIEARRRKEIELEKRLRKSKKLAELGVLAAGVAHEIGAPLTVINGQAQRLARRETLDEADRAKLGRIRSEVERIVEIVRQLMELGRRHNVEKEPLELAELVGTARELVEEDFERNVIRLELDLSPSSSPLLANGQQLIQVLTNLLRNAAQAEGVSRVRIRSQEKEGWLTLWVEDDGSGIGDNDKPKVFDPFFTTKPVGQGSGLGLSMVHRIINDHGGTVGVFDSELGGAGFEIGLPLNDIDEGGTAT
- a CDS encoding PQQ-dependent sugar dehydrogenase — protein: MHEASKRLAVPLLAGIVGSTGSAQAVEVVAERIATEHFDLRLERIAEGLEHPWSVAMLPDGRFLVSERPGRLALVEEDGSVTHLDGLPEIRARIQGGLLDVVLHPQYGDGEHDWIYFTWSKPEGNGQTATALGRARLDDARLSDVETLFVQGQPADPGRHYGSRLAWLPDGTLLMSIGERGTPARAQDSRDHAGSILRLTETGDVPDDNPFVDDEDTLDEIFTLGNRNAQGLIVTQQGEAWATEHGPLGGDELNLLVGGENYGWPEVSLGLGYGSRNPIGEDSLPGMRDPVHVFEERFAPSGLAQVTAETFDAWQGNLLAGGLHSEQLHRLVLEGDQVSDWEMVLDGQIGRIRDVRQGHDGAIYLLNDDPQGSLYRLRPVD
- a CDS encoding AEC family transporter, whose product is MLADLFAVMAPVLAGAGLGFTWIRLGHPYPVDFVTRLVFNIGTPALVIASLSSAEIDASSFGRTMLATALVMCCMAAATFVMARLLRRDWRVLLAPMMYPNTGNMGLPVVLYAFGSAGFAFGITVMVTVSLFQFTIGAMFASSGNPLRTLVRTPTVYAILIALALLLSDTELPRWLANSVGLISGFTVPLMMITLGVSLASIKVKNLRSGIGFSLLRTPVAALLAWGIGSLLDLSPLALSILVLQMSMPVAVFNYLFAQRAQREPEYVASLVFCSTLLALLYLPVLLAILM
- a CDS encoding ABC transporter ATP-binding protein encodes the protein MSANASANSFQALVRLLRYARGYRRRIVAATTCSVINKIFDIAPEILIGVAIDVVVNQEHSFVARIGFTTPQEQIVVLAVLTFFIWAGESIFEYLYKILWRNLAQRLQADMRLDTYEHAQRLDMAYFESKSSGQLVATMNDDVNQLERFLDGGANSLIQVGVTVVAVGAVFFVISPLIALLAFTPIPLIIWGAFFFQRKAGPLYADVREKVGDLASRLSNNLSGIATIKSFTSEAREAERLRSVSEAYVEANRRAIQVSSAFIPVIRMAILAGFLATFTVGGMLALRGDLNVGAYGVLVFLTQRLLWPLTGLAEVIDLFERAMASTRRILDLLAVPVTVKDNEGKPLAEPVRGEVSFDAVSFRYAASGVGVESVSLHVPAGNTLALVGATGSGKSTLMKLLLRFYDPQAGRVCIDGQPIGEVSLASLRQAIGLVSQDVYLFEGSIRDNIAYGRPEASEAEVIEAARTAEAWEFIQALPQGLDTAVGERGVRLSGGQRQRLSLARALLKDPPILVLDEATSAVDNETEAAIQRSLAKIGHGRTVIMIAHRLSTIVHADEIVVIDGGRVAEQGTHAGLLEKGGRYAAQWRVQTGAMEESEALG
- a CDS encoding sodium:solute symporter family transporter — translated: MPEFELANIDLVIVGLYVAMILGIGFWAGRKQQDSESYFLAGRGTLWPLVGLSLVSANLSGTSYIGLAGAGYHDGIAVWNYEWMATLVLVFFVLFILPFYLRSRVSTMPEFLARRYDKRSRYAFSLFSIFTAILIDSAGALFAGGITLQLLFPEVPLGVLIGAMALLGGGYVILGGLRAVIVTDTIQCVLLYVAGGVIFFLVFRELGSWSAVQDAAPEGGFSVVKPADDDFLPWPGIFTGVLWLGFYYWTTNHIVMQKVLSAKSVDHGRWGALLAGFLQLPLLFLLILPGTMGRAIYPDLAEADLIWPTLAFDLLPIGLRGLVLAALVAALMSTLDSVLNGASSLVVNDFIRTRKKNRSAKQLLLISRAMVGVFMVLAGLWAPVILTFEGIVEYFQSFLGYVTMPAVVIFLGGLFWRRATAAAGFWTLVIGAPIGMTGFLAGEIFELYQLQFLYGTGLMLLLCVSIFVVVTLSTEAPKEEELKDCVWSRAAWREESRDLAGKPWWQNYRVLAGLLVVVTVIWVSLFI